A stretch of the Mustela lutreola isolate mMusLut2 chromosome 18, mMusLut2.pri, whole genome shotgun sequence genome encodes the following:
- the LOC131820358 gene encoding conserved oligomeric Golgi complex subunit 2-like isoform X2, protein MERSRMNLPKGPDTLCFEKDEFMKEDFDVDHFVSDCRKRVQLEELRGDLELYYKLLKIPMVELINKDYADFVNLSTNLVGMDKALNQLSVPLGQLREVLSLRSSVSEGIRAVDERMCKQENIRKKKMCVLRLIQVI, encoded by the exons atggagagaagtaggatgaacctgcccaaggggccggacacgctctgcttcgaaaaggacgagttcatgaag gaagatttcgacgtcgatcactttgtgtctgactgtaggaagcgtgtccagctggaggaactaagaggagatctggaactctactataaacttcttaaaataccCATGGTCGAGCTCATCAACaaggattatgcagattttgtcaacctttccacaaacttg gttggcatggacaaagccctcaatcaactttctgtgcctttgggacagttacgagaagttctg agtctcaggtcatcagtcagtgaaggaattcgggcagtagatgaacgaatgtgtaaacaagagaacataaggaagaaaaag atgtgtgtgttgaggcttatacaagttatttga